The following are encoded together in the Chlorocebus sabaeus isolate Y175 chromosome 20, mChlSab1.0.hap1, whole genome shotgun sequence genome:
- the ANKRD65 gene encoding ankyrin repeat domain-containing protein 65 isoform X1 codes for MDSQRPEPREEEEEQELQWMELDSKEALGTRTEEPSVFQGWGHLLRAVWRGPIGLVMQLLRQGASVEERDHAGRTPLHLAVLRGHAPLVRLLLQRGAPVGAVDRAGRTALHEAAWHGHSRVAELLLQRGASAAARSGTGLTPLHWAAALGRTLLAARLLEAPSPGPAAAEAEDARGWTAAHWAAAGGRLAVLELLAAGGAGLDGALLVAAAAGRGAALRFLLALGARVDARDGAGATALGLTAALGRPQDIEVLLGHGADPAIRDRHGRSALHRAAAGGHLPTVQLLVTQGAKVDARDTLGFTPLHHASREGHTEVASCLLDRGAQVDATGWLRKTPLHLAAERGHGPTVALLLSRGASPTLRTQWAEVAQMPEGGWPQVLPELGGGQEYGGTEPTG; via the exons ATGGACTCCCAGAGGCCTGagcccagagaggaggaggaggaacaggaacTGCAGTGGATGGAGCTGGACTCCAAAGAGGCCCTGGGAACCAGGACAGAGGAGCCTAGTGTCTTCCAGGGCTGGGGGCACTTACTCCGGGCCGTGTGGAGGGGCCCTATAGGCCTGGTGATGCAGCTGCTGCGGCAAGGGGCCAGCGTGGAGGAGAG GGACCACGCAGGCCGGACCCCGCTCCACCTGGCAGTGCTGCGGGGCCACGCGCCCCTGGTGCGTCTCCTGCTGCAGCGAGGGGCCCCGGTGGGCGCGGTGGACCGGGCGGGGCGCACGGCGCTGCACGAGGCCGCCTGGCACGGGCACTCGCGGGTGGCCGAATTGCTGCTGCAGCGCGGGGCCTCGGCGGCGGCGCGCTCCGGGACGGGCCTCACGCCGCTGCACTGGGCAGCCGCCCTGGGCCGCACGCTGCTAGCCGCGCGCCTGCTGGAGGCTCCGAGCCCGGGACCAGCGGCGGCGGAGGCAGAGGACGCGCGCGGCTGGACGGCGGCGCACTGGGCGGCCGCGGGCGGGCGGCTGGCGGTACTGGAGCTGCTGGCGGCCGGCGGCGCGGGCCTGGACGGCGCCCTGCTCGTGGCGGCCGCAGCCGGGCGCGGGGCGGCGCTGCGCTTCCTCCTGGCGCTCGGGGCGCGGGTGGATGCTCGGGATGGCGCGGGGGCCACAGCGCTGGGTCTGACGGCCGCCCTAGGCCGCCCGCAG gACATTGAGGTGCTGCTGGGCCATGGGGCAGACCCAGCCATCAGGGACAGGCATGGCCGCTCTGCGCTGCACAGGGCTGCTGCCGGGGGACACCTGCCCACTGTCCAGCTGCTGGTCACCCAGGGGGCCAAGGTGGATGCGCGGGACACCCTGGGCTTCACGCCCCTACACCACGCCTCTAGGGAAGGCCACACAGAGGTTGCCAGCTGCCTCCTGGACAGGGGTGCCCAGGTGGATGCTACCGGCTGGCTCCGAAAGACCCCCCTACACCTGGCTGCAGAGCGAGGGCATGGCCCTACCGTGGCACTGTTGCTGAGTCGAGGGGCCAGCCCCACCCTGCGGACGCAGTGGGCCGAGGTGGCCCAGATGCCTGAGGGGGGCTGGCCCCAGGTGCTTCCTGAACTTGGAGGGGGGCAGGAGTATGGGGGCACAGAACCCACGGGCTGA
- the ANKRD65 gene encoding ankyrin repeat domain-containing protein 65 isoform X2 yields MDSQRPEPREEEEEQELQWMELDSKEALGTRTEEPSVFQGWGHLLRAVWRGPIGLVMQLLRQGASVEERTLRCCWAMGQTQPSGTGMAALRCTGLLPGDTCPLSSCWSPRGPRWMRGTPWASRPYTTPLGKATQRLPAASWTGVPRWMLPAGSERPPYTWLQSEGMALPWHCC; encoded by the exons ATGGACTCCCAGAGGCCTGagcccagagaggaggaggaggaacaggaacTGCAGTGGATGGAGCTGGACTCCAAAGAGGCCCTGGGAACCAGGACAGAGGAGCCTAGTGTCTTCCAGGGCTGGGGGCACTTACTCCGGGCCGTGTGGAGGGGCCCTATAGGCCTGGTGATGCAGCTGCTGCGGCAAGGGGCCAGCGTGGAGGAGAG gACATTGAGGTGCTGCTGGGCCATGGGGCAGACCCAGCCATCAGGGACAGGCATGGCCGCTCTGCGCTGCACAGGGCTGCTGCCGGGGGACACCTGCCCACTGTCCAGCTGCTGGTCACCCAGGGGGCCAAGGTGGATGCGCGGGACACCCTGGGCTTCACGCCCCTACACCACGCCTCTAGGGAAGGCCACACAGAGGTTGCCAGCTGCCTCCTGGACAGGGGTGCCCAGGTGGATGCTACCGGCTGGCTCCGAAAGACCCCCCTACACCTGGCTGCAGAGCGAGGGCATGGCCCTACCGTGGCACTGTTGCTGA
- the ANKRD65 gene encoding ankyrin repeat domain-containing protein 65 isoform X3 translates to MDSQRPEPREEEEEQELQWMELDSKEALGTRTEEPSVFQGWGHLLRAVWRGPIGLVMQLLRQGASVEERR, encoded by the exons ATGGACTCCCAGAGGCCTGagcccagagaggaggaggaggaacaggaacTGCAGTGGATGGAGCTGGACTCCAAAGAGGCCCTGGGAACCAGGACAGAGGAGCCTAGTGTCTTCCAGGGCTGGGGGCACTTACTCCGGGCCGTGTGGAGGGGCCCTATAGGCCTGGTGATGCAGCTGCTGCGGCAAGGGGCCAGCGTGGAGGAGAG gagGTGA
- the MRPL20 gene encoding large ribosomal subunit protein bL20m, with the protein MVFLTAQLWLRNRVTDRYFRIQEVLKHARHFRGRKNRCYSLAVRAVIRAFVKCTKARYLKKKNMRTLWINRITAASQEHGLKYPAFIGNLVKCQVELNRKVLADLAIYEPKTFKSLAALANRRRHEGFAAALGDGKEPEGIFSRVVQYH; encoded by the exons ATGGTCTTCCTCACGGCGCAGCTCTGGCTGCGGAATCGCGTCACCGACCGCTACTTTCGGATCCAGGAGGTGCTGAAGCACGCCAGG CACTTCCGGGGGAGGAAAAATCGCTGCTACAGTTTGGCGGTCAGAGCCGTGATTCGAGCCTTTGTGAAATGCACCAAAGCCCGATAcctgaagaaaaagaacatgagGACC cTCTGGATTAATCGAATTACAGCTGCTAGCCAGGAACACGGCCTGAAGTATCCAGCGTTCATTGGCAATTTAGTTAAG TGCCAGGTGGAGCTCAACAGGAAAGTCCTAGCCGATCTGGCCATCTACGAACCAAAGACTTTTAAATCTTTGGCTGCCTTGGCCAACAGGAGGCGACACGAAGGATTTGCTGCTGCCTTGGGGGATGGGAAGGAACCTGAAGGCATTTTTTCCAGGGTGGTGCAGTACCACTGA
- the CCNL2 gene encoding cyclin-L2 isoform X5 → MAAAAAAAAAGAAGSAAPAAAAAGAPGSGGAPSGSQGVLIGDRLYSGVLITLENCLLPDDKLRFTPSMSSGLDTDTETDLRVVGCELIQAAGILLRLPQVAMATGQVLFQRFFYTKSFVKHSMEHVSMACVHLASKIEEAPRRIRDVINVFHRLRQLREKKKPVPLLLDQDYVNLKNQIIKAERRVLKELGFCVHVKHPHKIIVMYLQVLECERNQHLVQTSWVASEGK, encoded by the exons atggcggcggcggcggcggcggcggcggctggggCTGCAGGGTCGGCCGCTCCCGCAGCAGCAGCGGCCGGCGCCCCGGGCTCTGGGGGCGCGCCCTCGGGGTCGCAGGGGGTGCTGATCGGGGACAGGCTGTACTCTGGGGTGCTCATCACCTTGGAGAACTGCCTCCTGCCTGACGACAAGCTCCGTTTCACGCCGTCCATGTCGAGTGGCCTCGACACCGACACAGAGACTGACCTCCGCGTGGTGGGCTGCGAGCTCATCCAGGCGGCCGGCATCCTGCTCCGCCTGCCGCAG GTGGCCATGGCTACCGGGCAGGTGTTGTTCCAGCGGTTCTTTTATACCAAGTCCTTCGTGAAGCACTCCATGGAG CATGTATCAATGGCCTGTGTCCACCTGGCTTCCAAGATAGAAGAGGCTCCAAGACGCATACGGGACGTCATCAATGTGTTTCACCGCCTTCGACAGCTGAGAGAGAAAAA GAAGCCCGTGCCTCTACTATTGGATCAAGATTATGTTAATTTAAAGAACCAAATTATAAAGGCGGAAAGACGAGTTCTCAAAGAGCTGGGTTTCTGCGTCCATGTGAAGCATCCTCATAAG ATAATCGTTATGTACCTTCAGGTGTTAGAGTGTGAGCGTAACCAACACCTGGTCCAGACCTCATG